The Schizosaccharomyces pombe strain 972h- genome assembly, chromosome: I genome contains a region encoding:
- the myh1 gene encoding DNA adenine glycosylase Myh1: MSDSNHSLDLHSYTQLEVERFRESLIQFYDKTKRILPWRKKECIPPSEDSPLEDWEQPVQRLYEVLVSEIMLQQTRVETVKRYYTKWMETLPTLKSCAEAEYNTQVMPLWSGMGFYTRCKRLHQACQHLAKLHPSEIPRTGDEWAKGIPGVGPYTAGAVLSIAWKQPTGIVDGNVIRVLSRALAIHSDCSKGKANALIWKLANELVDPVRPGDFNQALMELGAITCTPQSPRCSVCPISEICKAYQEQNVIRDGNTIKYDIEDVPCNICITDIPSKEDLQNWVVARYPVHPAKTKQREERALVVIFQKTDPSTKEKFFLIRKRPSAGLLAGLWDFPTIEFGQESWPKDMDAEFQKSIAQWISNDSRSLIKKYQSRGRYLHIFSHIRKTSHVFYAIASPDIVTNEDFFWISQSDLEHVGMCELGLKNYRAALEIKKRKVTSLSNFKEPKLTSARRIVTKAEC, encoded by the exons atGTCGGATTCAAATCATTCTTTAGATTTGCATTCCTACACACAACTAGAAGTAGAAAGGTTTCGCGAGAGTTTGATTCAATTCTACGATAAAACTAAAAGGATTTTACCTtggagaaaaaaagaatgtatTCCTCCTTCGGAAGACTCACCGTTGGAAGACTGGGAGCAACCAGTACAAAGGTTGTATGAAGTGCTTGTTTCAGAAATTATGCTGCAGCAAACTCGTGTGGAGACAGTTAAACGGTATTACACGAAGTGGATGGAGACTCTTCCTACTTTAAAATCATGTGCTGAAGCAGAGTACAACACACAGGTAATGCCACTGTGGTCAGGAATGGGCTTTTACACACGGTGCAAACGACTCCATCAAGCTTGTCAGCATCTTGCCAAACTTCATCCCAGTGAGATTCCTAGGACGGGAGATGAATGGGCGAAGGGAATTCCTGGTGTGGGCCCTTATACAGCAGGTGCTGTATTGAGTATTGCATGGAAACAGCCAACAGGCATTGTGGATGGCAATGTCATTCGTGTATTAAGTAGGGCTTTAGCTATCCATAGTGATTGCAGCAAGGGAAAGGCGAATGCTTTAATTTG GAAGCTAGCCAATGAGCTTGTAGATCCTGTTAGACCTGGAGATTTCAATCAGGCGTTAATGGAGCTAGGTGCAATCACTTGTACTCCTCAGAGTCCTCGATGCTCGGTTTGCCCAATCTCTGAAATTTGTAAAGCATACCAAGAACAAAACGTAATACGCGATGGAAATACGATTAAATATGATATAGAGGATG TACCCTGTAATATTTGCATCACAGATATTCCAAGCAAAGAAGATTTACAAAACTGGGTTGTTGCGAGATATCCAGTCCATCCAGCTAAGACAAAACAACGAGAAGAAAGGGCGCTCGTTGTTATATTTCAGAAAACTGATCCTTCTACcaaagaaaagtttttccTTATCCGAAAGCGACCGAGTGCAGGGCTTTTAGCAGGGCTATGGGATTTCCCAACAATCGAGTTTGGACAAGAATCTTGGCCAAAAGATATGGATGCGGAATTTCAGAAATCTATTGCTCAATGGATATCAAATGATAGCCGTTctcttattaaaaagtatcaaTCCCGAGGAAGATACTTACATATATTCAGTCACATACGGAAAACAAGTCACGTTTTTTATGCTATTGCTTCTCCCGATATTGTTACGAACGAGGatttcttttggatttcGCAATCTGATCTTGAACATGTTGGAATGTGTGAACTGGGATTAAAAAACTATCGAGCAGcattagaaataaaaaaaagaaaggttacatctctttcaaattttaaagaaccTAAGTTGACATCGGCAAGAAGGATTGTAACGAAAGCAGAGTGCTAA
- the rmi1 gene encoding RecQ mediated genome instability protein Rmi1, whose translation MNQTTTLSTELTELGVRVQNRWLQSLLDYLAKKHSTGANTTPQLVMQYLVASDIRESTTSEGAAPYIVSEQHNVRIENTMLLQIVRVREIGISIVNQLEYLNDLEELKKLKGQKVIRLVHDESGDEEQNDDDGLTEAQDAVQKGSELKKMCRLILEDSNGQRFWGLERKPIKGIQLSTKLGTKLLVKNVLVRRGVLMLDPNNTTILGGSIEEWDKDYFPKRLIEELKGELSKTKA comes from the coding sequence ATGAATCAAACTACCACCTTAAGTACAGAGCTGACCGAACTCGGGGTTCGTGTTCAAAACAGGTGGTTACAAAGCTTGCTGGATTATTTGGCCAAAAAACATTCAACTGGAGCAAACACAACTCCTCAATTAGTAATGCAGTATCTCGTGGCTTCTGATATACGTGAATCCACCACAAGCGAGGGAGCAGCTCCATATATCGTGTCTGAGCAGCACAATGTCAGAATTGAAAATACCATGTTGCTTCAAATTGTCCGAGTAAGAGAAATTGGAATTAGTATTGTTAATCAACTGGAATATCTAAATGATTTGGAagagttgaaaaaattaaaaggcCAAAAAGTAATTCGCTTAGTACATGATGAATCTGGCGATGAAGAACAAAACGATGATGATGGTTTGACAGAGGCTCAAGATGCTGTACAAAAAGGATcggaattaaaaaaaatgtgtCGGTTAATCCTCGAAGACTCGAATGGTCAGAGATTTTGGGGTTTGGAAAGAAAACCAATCAAGGGCATCCAACTCAGTACAAAGTTAGGAACAAAATTATTGGTAAAAAACGTGCTAGTAAGGAGAGGTGTATTAATGCTGGATCCTAACAATACAACCATCTTGGGCGGTAGTATTGAAGAATGGGATAAAGATTATTTCCCAAAAAGGCTAATAGAAGAATTAAAAGGAGAATTGTCGAAAACAAAGGCGTGA
- the sxa1 gene encoding aspartic protease Sxa1 codes for MKASFFVFAISALQALQASVASAYSEVPGKRSVVLNLQHSQYDHVARKLERTKVLNKRDSSGYPVLDLEYTDAGGYFANLTLGSNERVYSLTLDTGSPYTWVTAKNITALSASEIWSDTDGVDAGRSTSDIRTNACTNYTCFDYSSTTARRTNSSTIGFLASYGDNTTVLGYNMVDNAYFAGLTLPGFEFGLATREYDSSQISVTPGIIGLSVAMTITGISSDDKVVAFTPPTIVDQLVSANVIDTPAFGIYLNEDVGELIFGGYDKAKINGSVHWVNISSSDDSTFYSVNLESITVTNSTSSNNVQSSKRSSKDIEVNTTVTLDTGTVYIYLPEDTVESIADQYQGIVSEYGYVVIYCDSFSDSDYISFNFGSDADFHVSVNDLVIYRQESTSGDICYLALFEGDTSSYLLGQYFLQYVYSIYDWDAQKIGLAALNSNATSTANHQILNINSALRSVTSGQSVSATPTVSMSIAATSFGSSLVLTASASPSSTSVDGSSSSDSSEASGAASVGVSISAIVLCASTLISLLFA; via the coding sequence atgaAGGCTTCTTTCTTTGTATTTGCAATTTCTGCTTTGCAGGCGTTACAAGCCTCGGTAGCTTCTGCTTATAGCGAAGTTCCAGGAAAACGATCGGTCGTTTTAAATCTGCAACATAGCCAATATGATCATGTGGCGAGGAAACTGGAACGTACCAAAGTACTGAACAAGCGCGATTCTTCGGGATATCCAGTGTTGGATCTTGAGTACACTGATGCTGGCGGTTATTTCGCTAACCTTACCTTGGGCAGCAATGAAAGAGTCTATTCTCTCACTTTGGATACTGGTAGTCCTTATACTTGGGTTACTGCTAAGAACATTACGGCCTTAAGTGCTTCCGAGATTTGGAGTGACACCGATGGGGTGGATGCTGGTAGATCTACCTCGGACATTCGTACTAATGCTTGTACCAACTACACGTGTTTTGATTATTCCAGCACTACCGCCAGGCGTACCAACTCCAGCACCATTGGATTTTTGGCTTCCTATGGCGACAACACCACCGTCCTTGGCTACAATATGGTGGATAACGCTTATTTCGCCGGTCTTACCCTACCTGGCTTTGAATTTGGATTGGCTACACGCGAATATGATAGTAGTCAAATTTCCGTAACGCCGGGAATTATCGGTTTGTCAGTTGCCATGACTATTACTGGTATTAGTTCTGATGACAAGGTCGTTGCTTTTACTCCCCCTACCATTGTTGATCAATTGGTAAGCGCAAATGTGATCGACACCCCCGCGTTTggaatttatttgaatgaaGATGTTGGTGAACTTATTTTTGGTGGTTATGATAAGGCAAAAATCAATGGATCTGTTCACTGGGTCAACATCTCTTCCTCTGATGACAGCACCTTTTATTCCGTTAATCTCGAAAGTATCACTGTTACCAATTCTACCTCCAGTAACAATGTTCAAAGCTCCAAACGCTCCTCTAAAGACATTGAGGTCAACACCACTGTCACTTTGGATACTGGTActgtttatatttatttacctGAGGATACTGTTGAGTCCATCGCCGATCAATACCAAGGTATTGTAAGTGAGTATGGTTATGTTGTTATTTATTGCGACTCTTTCTCAGATTCTGAttacatttcttttaactTTGGCAGCGATGCCGACTTTCATGTTTCCGTTAATGATTTGGTCATTTATCGTCAAGAATCCACTTCTGGTGATATTTGCTATCTTGCTTTGTTTGAAGGTGACACCTCGAGTTACCTTTTGGGTCAATACTTCTTACAATACGTTTATTCTATTTATGATTGGGATGCACAAAAGATTGGTCTTGCTGCTTTAAATAGTAACGCAACCAGTACTGCCAAtcatcaaattttgaacatTAACTCTGCTTTGCGTAGCGTCACTAGCGGTCAGAGCGTTTCTGCTACTCCTACAGTTAGCATGTCGATCGCTGCTACTTCTTTCGGATCTTCCCTCGTACTTACTGCTTCCGCCAGTCCTTCCTCCACTTCTGTTGATGGCAGCAGCTCTTCGGATTCTAGTGAAGCATCTGGAGCCGCTAGTGTTGGCGTTTCGATCAGTGCTATTGTTCTTTGTGCCTCGACTCTGATCTCTTTACTTTTCGCTTGA
- the mug109 gene encoding Rab GTPase binding protein upregulated in meiosis II gives MMKLENKLHRVLCSLHQNSISTHKTYVAVAAQDEYVRMGKVSLPRMYAVKPRIQKNFQDNYRFYGTLLCICWLYFFIWYPFALLALMVGVFLSFVMHGLGSLTINQNIRLDPKYSIPGVCAVTLIVIMFLAPVGRLFWSFCIVSSFAGLHCLLTTYENPAGIL, from the coding sequence ATGATGAagttagaaaataaattacacCGAGTGCTATGTTCATTGCACCAGAATTCCATATCCACTCATAAAACATATGTTGCGGTAGCAGCGCAAGATGAATATGTACGAATGGGAAAGGTCTCTTTACCTCGTATGTATGCTGTTAAACCCAGAatacaaaagaattttcaaGACAATTATAGATTCTATGGAACTTTGCTTTGTATTTGCTGgctttatttcttcatctgGTACCCATTTGCTTTGTTAGCTCTAATGGTTGGTGTTTTTCTAAGTTTTGTTATGCATGGCTTGGGAAGCTTGACCATTAATCAAAATATAAGATTAGATCCCAAGTATTCCATCCCTGGTGTTTGTGCTGTCACTCTGATCGTTATTATGTTTCTCGCTCCAGTAGGACGGTTGTTTTGGTCATTCTGTATCGTGTCAAGCTTTGCTGGGTTACATTGTTTATTGACTACTTATGAGAATCCAGCGGGTATATTGTGA
- the cwg2 gene encoding geranylgeranyltransferase type 1 beta subunit Cwg2 produces the protein MELTRAKHIAFFKRHLILFPTPYEEHDCERTVLAFFCLLGLDLLNALNTIDDDDKKSWIEWIYKNYVTKESKGIKYSGFQAYRTGIQPISFEQEPQLAGTVFSICCLLFLGDNLSRIDRDLIKNFVELCKTSQGHFRSIAVPSCSDQDMRQLYMATTIASLLDFSLSDPLCSIQYIKSCQRYEGGFSLLPYGEAHAGATFCALASWSLILKMIPNSSLNTSNQSYNLMDCVPKVERLIRWLASRQLSSGGLNGRTNKDVDTCYAYWVLSSLKLLDALPFIDGGELEKYLLLHAQHALGGFSKTPGEFPDVLHSALGLYAMAYQDDKSFPKVNADIHMTSKYINICRDCIQAAKGK, from the coding sequence ATGGAATTAACAAGAGCTAAACATATTGCTTTCTTTAAGAGACATCTTATACTATTTCCTACTCCATACGAAGAACACGATTGCGAAAGAACAGTGTTAgcattcttttgtttattaggATTAGACTTGCTAAATGCATTGAACACCATAGATGATGacgataaaaaaagttggatCGAGTGGATCTACAAAAACTATGTAACGAAAGAATCTAAAGGAATCAAATACTCCGGTTTTCAGGCGTATAGAACTGGCATTCAACCCATCTCATTCGAACAGGAGCCGCAATTAGCTGGGACTgtgttttcaatttgttgCCTTTTATTTCTTGGCGATAATCTTTCTCGTATCGACCGCGATTTAATTAAGAATTTTGTGGAGTTGTGCAAAACTTCGCAGGGTCATTTTAGAAGTATTGCTGTGCCATCATGTTCGGACCAAGACATGCGACAGTTATATATGGCTACGACTATTGCTTCGCTTCTTGATTTCTCTCTGTCTGACCCTTTATGTTCTATCCAATATATTAAAAGCTGTCAACGCTATGAAGGCggattttctttgttaCCATACGGCGAAGCCCATGCTGGAGCTACATTTTGCGCGTTAGCATCATGGTCTttaatattgaaaatgattcCAAATTCCTCTTTGAATACTTCTAATCAATCATATAACTTAATGGATTGTGTGCCTAAAGTAGAACGCCTTATCAGATGGTTAGCTTCTAGACAATTATCATCTGGAGGATTAAACGGAAGGACGAATAAAGACGTTGACACCTGTTATGCTTATTGGGTTTTGAGTTCATTAAAACTCCTTGATGCTCTGCCTTTTATCGATGGGGGTGAGttggaaaaatatttattattgcaTGCTCAACATGCTTTGGGCGGATTTTCTAAAACACCAGGTGAGTTTCCTGATGTTTTACATTCTGCACTTGGTCTATATGCAATGGCTTATCAAGATGATAAGTCTTTTCCTAAAGTAAATGCAGATATACATATGACTTCCAAGTATATAAACATTTGTAGAGACTGTATTCAAGCAGCCAAGGGGAAATGA
- the erj5 gene encoding DNAJ domain-containing protein Erj5, whose amino-acid sequence MSRIFILLLLFGVCLAWTSSDLEIFRVVDSLKSILKNKATFYELLEVPTKASIKEINRAYRKKSILYHPDKNPKSKELYTLLGLIVNILRNTETRKRYDYFLKNGFPRWKGTGYLYSRYRPGLGAVLVLLFLLISIAHFVMLVISSKRQKKIMQDHIDIARQHESYATSARGSKRIVQVPGGRRIYTVDSITGQVCILDPSSNIEYLVSPDSVASVKISDTFFYRLPRFIVWNAFGRWFARAPASSEDTDSDGQMEDEEKSDSVHKSSFSSPSKKEASIKAGKRRMKRRANRIPLSKNTNREN is encoded by the coding sequence ATGAGcagaatttttattttactgcTTTTATTTGGAGTCTGCTTAGCGTGGACCTCTTCCGACCTTGAAATTTTTCGAGTTGTTGATTCTTTAAAGtcaattttgaagaataaGGCCACGTTTTATGAGCTACTCGAAGTGCCTACAAAAGCCTCtattaaagaaatcaatAGAGCGTACAGAAAGAAGAGCATCCTTTATCATCCAGATAAGAAtccaaaaagtaaagaattGTATACGCTTTTAGGGCTGATCGTAAACATTCTTCGCAACACTGAAACGCGTAAACGTTATGACTATTTCCTTAAAAATGGATTTCCAAGATGGAAGGGAACGGGTTATCTTTATTCAAGATATCGCCCTGGTTTAGGTGCTGTGCTCGTCTTGTTGTTTCTTCTCATTTCCATCGCACACTTCGTTATGCTCGTAATCAGTTCAAAGCggcaaaagaaaatcatgCAGGATCATATAGACATTGCTAGACAACACGAGTCTTATGCAACTTCCGCCAGAGGTTCAAAGCGTATTGTACAAGTACCCGGTGGAAGGCGTATATATACAGTCGATTCCATAACTGGTCAAGTGTGTATTTTGGATCCCAGTTCCAATATAGAATATCTAGTTTCACCAGATTCCGTTGCAAGCGTTAAAATATCTGACACCTTTTTCTACCGTCTTCCCCGATTTATAGTTTGGAACGCCTTTGGACGCTGGTTTGCAAGAGCACCTGCATCGTCCGAAGATACGGATAGTGATGGACAGATGGAAGATGAAGAGAAAAGTGATAGTGTCCATAAATCTAGCTTCTCCAGTCCTTCGAAGAAAGAGGCTTCCATAAAAGCCGGAAAGCGACGAATGAAAAGACGAGCAAATCGAATTCCACTTTCTAAAAACACGAATAGAGAAAATTAA
- the rrp9 gene encoding U3 snoRNP-associated protein Rrp9: MSDPFFTRPEHRKRKARSATSKREKENQKLERNGPANEDLASISSESEFNGFEDEIDEENEDTYETAAEKRLRLAREYLDEVKNELVEDGGFDAKEVDRELLASRLKEDVLEKKGQMYLDYTSKINPDVKIETAQLRGRHMRPLVGVVAYENFVYSADKSGLIQKWEALQEKDTENRENDDHEIGKAIKLHFRPIKFSRSRRGENDHVKEITCLAISNDGRWIVTGGLDHRIVIRDSVTLEPQHCWKHHRDAVMGLAMRRGTNEMFSCSADRSIKVWSLDQMSYIETLFGHQDVIFGVDALARERCVSVGGRDRTSRLWKIVEESQLVFRSGGTSMKATAGYMEGSVDCVAMIDEDHFVTGSDNGVIALWSVQRKKPLFTYPLAHGLDPILAPGRHSAETSPDPVTIPPQPRWITSLAAIPYSNLFASGSWDGNIRLWKIAEGLRSFEPLTIATPLSVYGCINSLSLSLQGKGKQSEVRVFAACGRETRVGRWKTLRGIPNSGFVFNIPLTVIPSVTDGDEIDE; the protein is encoded by the coding sequence ATGTCTGATCCTTTCTTTACACGTCCAGAGCATAGAAAGAGGAAAGCTAGGAGTGCTACttcaaaaagagaaaaagagaatCAAAAATTGGAGAGGAATGGACCCGCTAATGAAGATTTAGCATCTATATCATCAGAATCCGAATTCAATGGCTTTGAGGACGAAATTGATgaggaaaatgaagataCTTATGAGACTGCAGCAGAAAAAAGGCTTCGATTAGCAAGGGAGTATCTAGACGAGGTCAAGAACGAACTGGTCGAAGATGGAGGTTTCGATGCGAAAGAAGTGGATCGTGAATTGCTTGCAAGTCGATTGAAGGAGGACGTATTAGAAAAGAAGGGACAAATGTATTTAGACTATACTTCTAAAATTAATCCTGATGTAAAAATCGAAACAGCTCAGCTGCGAGGCCGTCACATGCGTCCGCTAGTTGGAGTGGTAGCATacgaaaattttgtttatagtGCTGATAAATCGGGTTTGATCCAAAAATGGGAAGCTTTGCAAGAAAAAGATACTGAAAATAGGGAAAATGACGATCATGAAATTGGGAAAGCTATAAAATTGCACTTCAGACCGATCAAATTCTCTCGCAGCCGAAGAGGAGAGAACGATCATGTAAAAGAAATCACTTGCCTAGCAATTAGCAACGATGGTCGTTGGATCGTTACTGGAGGTTTGGACCATCGAATTGTCATTCGTGATAGTGTGACACTTGAGCCTCAACATTGTTGGAAACATCATCGGGACGCAGTAATGGGATTAGCCATGCGAAGAGGAACCAATGAAATGTTTAGTTGTTCCGCTGATCGATCCATCAAGGTATGGTCTTTGGATCAAATGTCTTATATTGAAACGCTATTTGGACATCAGGATGTTATTTTTGGAGTGGATGCATTAGCTCGGGAAAGATGTGTCAGTGTAGGTGGTAGAGATCGGACATCGCGTCTGTGGAAAATTGTTGAGGAGTCTCAACTGGTATTTCGTAGTGGAGGTACTTCTATGAAAGCAACTGCAGGCTATATGGAAGGTAGTGTGGATTGTGTGGCAATGATTGATGAAGACCATTTCGTTACTGGAAGCGATAATGGAGTTATTGCACTTTGGTCTGTTCAACGTAAGAAGCCTCTTTTTACATACCCACTTGCTCATGGACTAGATCCCATTCTAGCTCCTGGGCGTCATTCCGCTGAGACGTCTCCAGATCCTGTCACTATACCTCCTCAACCTCGATGGATCACTAGTTTGGCTGCTATCCCATACTCCAATCTATTTGCTTCTGGTTCTTGGGACGGAAACATCCGTTTATGGAAGATAGCGGAAGGCCTTCGTTCTTTTGAACCTTTAACAATCGCTACTCCGTTGTCAGTTTATGGCTGCATCAATTCCCTTTCACTTTCTTTGCAAGGAAAAGGTAAACAATCAGAGGTAAGAGTATTCGCTGCTTGCGGAAGAGAAACTCGCGTTGGTCGTTGGAAAACCTTGCGGGGCATCCCTAATTCAGGCTTCGTGTTTAATATCCCTTTAACGGTTATTCCTTCTGTTACAGATGGTGACGAGATTGATGAGTAG
- the rpl2002 gene encoding 60S ribosomal protein eL20, giving the protein MALKEYQVVGRKVPTEHEPVPKLFRMRLFAPNESVAKSRYWYFLKMINKVKKATGEIVAINEISEPKPLKAKVFGIWIRYDSRSGTHNMYKEFRDTTRVGAVEAMYADMAARHRARFRSIRILKVVEVEKKEDVRRNYVKQLLNPHLKFPLPHRRTGVVGLAGKKVFAPHRPSTFY; this is encoded by the coding sequence ATGGCACTCAAGGAGTATCAAGTCGTTGGACGCAAGGTTCCTACGGAACATGAGCCTGTTCCCAAGCTATTCCGTATGCGTTTGTTCGCACCTAATGAATCTGTTGCCAAGTCTCGTTATTGGTACTTCTTGAAGATGATCAACAAAGTCAAGAAGGCCACTGGTGAGATCGTTGCCATCAATGAGATTTCCGAGCCTAAGCCGTTGAAGGCCAAGGTCTTCGGTATCTGGATTCGTTATGACTCTCGCTCTGGTACCCACAACATGTACAAGGAGTTCCGTGACACTACTCGTGTTGGTGCCGTTGAGGCTATGTATGCCGATATGGCTGCCCGTCATCGTGCTCGTTTCCGCAGCATCCGTATCCTTAAGGTTGTTGAGGTTGAGAAGAAGGAGGACGTTCGCCGTAACTATGTCAAGCAACTCCTTAACCCTCACTTGAAATTCCCTCTCCCTCACAGACGTACTGGTGTTGTCGGTTTGGCTGGCAAGAAGGTCTTTGCTCCTCACCGTCCCAGCACTTTTTACTAA